From the Nostoc sp. PCC 7107 genome, the window TTTTTAACTTCCGCGATCGCAATTTTACAAACGCGTTCCATCGGGAAATTATCACCTTTTGTTATTTTCGCTTCCCCAGTTGCACAGCCTCGTAAATGGCGACATTCGGCGGGTTGTTTCATTCGCTCAGATGAAGATTTTGTCAAGAGTATCAGCCAGAAATTCTAGTGAGTTGGCAATTGAAAAATTACTGTTTCTAGCAGGAAATTTAAGTGCGATCGCTCTTCTCATAGGCAGATAAAATTTTTGAACTGCCTGATTTTTTGGTTGATCCGCTTGTAAATTAAGCCCTTTTAGGGAAGGAAACAGCCCTGGGGGGGGTTAGGGGGGATCGAATTATATGCAGCCTCATCAAAAATTGGTATAACGTCTTCCTCTAGGCTAATTGTGCATATATAAAAAGGAAGGTGAATATTGATCACCTTCGTGAATTTGTTATCTAATTGCGGAACTTTAAGCGATAGTTACATCTGGTGATAAATAAACATCTTGAATTGTGTGAAATAGTTTCACTCCTTCTGCGAATGGACGCTGAAAAGCTTTACGCCCAGAAATTAATCCTGTACCACCAGCCCGTTTATTAATAACAGCAGTGCGTACTGCTTCAGCAAAGTCACTTTTGCCAGATGCGCCACCAGAATTAATTAATCCTGCTCTACCAGCGTAGCAATTTAGCACTTGATAACGAGCTAAATCTATGGGGTGATCAGTAGTTAATTCTGTATAAACTCGCTCATCTGTTTTGCCATAACTTTTACCTGTGGCTTTAACAACTGCACCGTAACCATTGTTACATTCAGGTAATTTCTGTTTAATGATGTCGGCTTCAATGGTTACGCCTAAATGATTTGCTTGTCCAGTTAAGTCAGCAGCAAGATGATAATCTTTATCTTGTTTGAAAGCATTATTACGTAGATAGCACCAAAGAATTGTCACCATTCCTAATTCATGGGCGCGTGTAAAAGCATGACTAATTTCTTGAATTTGTCTGGTTGATTGATCAGAACCAAAGTAAATTGTTGCGCCTACGGCTACTGCACCTAAATTCCAAGCTTGCTCAACACTAGCAAATAATACTTGATCAAATTGATTGGGAAAGGTTAAGAGTTCGTTATGGTTAATTTTGGCAATAAACGGAATTTTGTGAGCATATTTGCGTGAGACAATACCCAATACTCCCAAAGTTGTCGCAACGGCATTACATTCACCGGCGATCGCTAATTTAATAATATTGTCTGGGTCAAAGTATATGGGATTTGGCGCAAAAGATGCACCAGCCGAGTGTTCAATACCTTGATCAACAGGCAGAATTGAGAGATAGCCCGTATTTGCCAGACGACCAGTAGAATAAAGTTGTTGCAGATTACGCAAAACTTGAGGATTGCGATCGCTATTAAGCCAGATTCGATCTACAAAGTCTGGACCTGGTAAATGCAATAAATCTTGAGAAACTTTGGCTTTGTAATTCAGCAAGTCTTCTGCTTCTTTTCCTAACAATGACTCGATAGAATTAGCCTCTACCAATGTAGTTGTCATAGCACTTTCCTCAAACTTGAGAAAATAAATTTGCCTTTACGATAGCATTCTGACATTTTATCTCTCAGATGATTGACTATCTCAGCAAAAACTTATTTTGGATACTGAATACAATATTGTTTATATTTCTTAGAAGAAAATTTTTTAGAAAAAGGCAGATAAACACTGATAATGTATCTGTGCTTATCCATGGATAATAGTAAGTTAAGTAGGATTCTAGCCGATAATTTAATCTTATACTTACTTTTGCTAACTAGCTATATATCAAAAGAAACAAACATTTATAATTATAAGTTTTATTAGTTCAGAAATTAAGCTCATTAGCATCTATCAAAAGTTATATTTACTAGTAATAAATCCACGATAAAAGTCAAAATAAAGATTAATTAGCTAAATTTAAATGCTGTGCCTGAATTTGGCAAATTAGTTTTATGCAGAGTAATCATACAGGACTTAGACACAAATATTGTCTGGGGAACGGTTCCCCTAACTTTAGGCATGGGGTCAATCTAAAATCTAGAATCCAAAATCGTGTGACGCATTGTAGTGCTATCTGGCATTACTGGTGACTTGAGTTTTTGTTCTTGTTGTGCTTTTAATTTTTGTTGAGCAATTGTTTGATTAGCTAATGCTAATGCGTTTTTAGGATCAAGTTCTAATGTAGCCATAAAAGTTTTTACAGCATCTTCTAATTTGCCCAATTTCAATAAGGCAACTCCTTTACCAGCTAAAATATTCGCATCCATTGGAGCCAGAGTACTAGCTTGGTTGTAAGCATTAATCGCCTCATCATATCTAGCTAAATTAAATAGTACGATGCCTCTGTTGTACCATCCTTGCGATAAATTAGGGTTAATGCCGATCGCTTTATCTACAGACACTAAGGCTTCTTGATTGCGAGATAAATGCCATAAGACAACGCTTCGGTTAGCCCAAATATTAGCTAAGAGTGATTTATCTGCAAATTTGCCCACATTTTCTAATGCTTTATTATATGCTGTGAGTGATGCTGAATAGCGGTCTAAGGTTTTGAGAATTCTGCCTTTATTAAACCATGCTTGAGCATATTTCGGATTAATTTCGGTGGCGCGATCGCTACTAGCAATTGCATCAGTATATCTGCCTAAATACCATTGGGTAGCTGCACGATTATTCCACGCTTCTGCATAGTTGGGATTGAGAGCGATCGCTCTTTCGATTGATGCTAATCCTTCTTCGTAATTTCCTAATCCAGCTAAGGCGATTCCTCTCTGTTCCCAAGCTAAGGCGGGACTGATATCACCCCAGCGGCTATCACCTTGGAGTGCAAGTTCTGCGGCTGCTTGTGCTTCGGAAAATTTACCTATTTTGTTCAAACTAGCACTTTGACTAGCTAAGACTAAGGCATAATTAGGACTGAGTTTGATGGCAAATTGGTATGAAACTACGGCTTGTTCTGGTTTGCCGATCGCTGCTAATGATCTACCATGTTCTAACCAAATATCTGCATCTTTCGGATTCATCGCCACTGCTTGATCAAAGGAGGCGATCGCTTCTTCTAATTGTCCGTTTTTTTTCTGTGCCAAACCCTTAGTGTACCAAGCAATTGCTGGTGTGGTATCACCCCAATTTTGATTTACTTTAATGGCTGAGTCACAAGCGGCGATCGCTTCGCTCAACCTGTTTAAATTTGCTAAGGCTTGACAATTACCGACTAACGCTAAAGAATTCTCAGGCGTAATTTCTAAGGCGCGACTAAATGAGGCGATCGCTGCGTCTAGTTGTCCTAATTTACTTTCTCCTAGACCACGATTGTACCATGCTACCACTGCTGTAGTACTGCCCCAGTTGCCATCAGAACGCAGTGCTAAATCACAGGCAGCGATCGCTTCGGCATATTTATTTAAACTTAATAATGCTTCACATCTTTGAGCCAAGGCTAAAGAATATTTTGGCTGGAGACGTAAGGTGCGATCAGCTGATACTAACGCTTCACTATACTTGACTTGCTTGAGCAAAATTGCTGTGCGTGTTACCCAAATTTCTATTTCATCGGGTTTAATGGCAATTCCTTGATTACAAGCGGCGATCGCTTCATCATATTTCTTTTCCTCTGCCAACAACTGACAAAAATTTGCCCAATAGTCAAAGTCTTTAATCTCTAATTTCTCTTGAGCAAATAAAGTTGTTGGCACTAACGAATTTGCTAATAAAAAAATTGCTGTTAGTCCCCCAACAATACTGCTGGATTTGCCTGATTTTCTCAACCAGTTATTAATAGCTTGTTTTACTCTTGACTTAGCAGTAGTATGGAAAAATCTCATATTTTTTTAAATTTGTTAATAATATTTAACTTGGCATCTACTCTAGCAAACACATATCTCATGAATTAATTTTGCCAACATTCGCAAAAATTAACATCATGAACTTAGAGAAAATTCAAATTTGTTTAATTATAAGCAACTTAATAAGTTAATGTATATTCTATAGATCCAAAAGATAACTGAAAACTTTAAACTCTCTATAAATAAATTAAAAAAATCTAATTTTTATGCCGCCAGTAATTTCCTTAATCATCACAGTTTACAATCGGGAGAATTATCTCAGATTAGCTATAGAAAGTGTTTTATCGCAAACCCGACAAGACTTTGAACTGCTGATTTGGGATGATGGTTCTACAGATAATAGCCTAGAAATTGCCCGTGAGTATGAAAAGTGCGATCGCCGTGTGCGGGTAATATCATGCCAAGATAATATTGGAGCAACCAGAGCCTTAAAAGCTGCGATCGCTCAAACTAGTGGTAGATATATCGGTTGGGTAGATAGTGATGATTTACTAGCACCCACAGCCCTAGCCGAAACAGCCGCAGTTTTAGATGTCAAACCCAATATTGGCTGGGTTTACACCGACTATTTAGATATTGACGAAAACAATACAATCCTCAGCTATGGTTATCGTTGTCTCGTACCCTATAGCCGTGAAGCACTGTTAAATCGGTTTATGACATTTCACTTTCGGCTAATTCGTCGAGAAGTGTTGGATTTAGTGGGAGGAATTGATGAGTCACTTGCAGTGGTAGAAGATTACGATTTATGTCTAAGACTTTCTGAAGTTGCAGAAGTAGAGCATATATACAAACCTTTATACTACTATCGCACTCATCCCGAAACTATATCGCGGCAACGACAACAAGAACAAATCAAAAACTCCCAACTAGCAATTCTCAAAGCAAGACAACGCAGACAGCATCACAAACCAGACTTACAACACAAAGCCCTCATTCCTGACAGCAAAATAAATTTTACTGCTATTTCCCAAGCTAAGAAACAAACTTTTCCAAAATCTATCAAAACATTAGCAGTAAGCAACATAGCATTGCTATTATGCCTCCTACCCACAACAGCCATAGCCCAGAACATCACCCCCACCAACGATGGTACAGGCACAATTATTAACCACCAAGGCAACAATATTAATATTA encodes:
- a CDS encoding tetratricopeptide repeat protein, which codes for MRFFHTTAKSRVKQAINNWLRKSGKSSSIVGGLTAIFLLANSLVPTTLFAQEKLEIKDFDYWANFCQLLAEEKKYDEAIAACNQGIAIKPDEIEIWVTRTAILLKQVKYSEALVSADRTLRLQPKYSLALAQRCEALLSLNKYAEAIAACDLALRSDGNWGSTTAVVAWYNRGLGESKLGQLDAAIASFSRALEITPENSLALVGNCQALANLNRLSEAIAACDSAIKVNQNWGDTTPAIAWYTKGLAQKKNGQLEEAIASFDQAVAMNPKDADIWLEHGRSLAAIGKPEQAVVSYQFAIKLSPNYALVLASQSASLNKIGKFSEAQAAAELALQGDSRWGDISPALAWEQRGIALAGLGNYEEGLASIERAIALNPNYAEAWNNRAATQWYLGRYTDAIASSDRATEINPKYAQAWFNKGRILKTLDRYSASLTAYNKALENVGKFADKSLLANIWANRSVVLWHLSRNQEALVSVDKAIGINPNLSQGWYNRGIVLFNLARYDEAINAYNQASTLAPMDANILAGKGVALLKLGKLEDAVKTFMATLELDPKNALALANQTIAQQKLKAQQEQKLKSPVMPDSTTMRHTILDSRF
- a CDS encoding class I fructose-bisphosphate aldolase translates to MTTTLVEANSIESLLGKEAEDLLNYKAKVSQDLLHLPGPDFVDRIWLNSDRNPQVLRNLQQLYSTGRLANTGYLSILPVDQGIEHSAGASFAPNPIYFDPDNIIKLAIAGECNAVATTLGVLGIVSRKYAHKIPFIAKINHNELLTFPNQFDQVLFASVEQAWNLGAVAVGATIYFGSDQSTRQIQEISHAFTRAHELGMVTILWCYLRNNAFKQDKDYHLAADLTGQANHLGVTIEADIIKQKLPECNNGYGAVVKATGKSYGKTDERVYTELTTDHPIDLARYQVLNCYAGRAGLINSGGASGKSDFAEAVRTAVINKRAGGTGLISGRKAFQRPFAEGVKLFHTIQDVYLSPDVTIA